Part of the Streptomyces sp. NBC_00457 genome, ACGACGTCGACTCCCTCAACGTGGGAGCGGCGGCGGCGGTCGCCTTCTACGCCGTGGCGACCGGCCGCCCTCAGCCCTAGGCGCTCCGCTGGCTGTGTCTATATGCGGCTCCGCCGCGGGGCCGCGCTGTGCCGTCGGTCGCCTGCGGCACCGTCGTGGCTGGTCGCGCAGTTCCCCGCGCCCCTTCGGGGCGCTGCCGAACCGCAGCGGGCTTCGCCGGGCCCGCTTAGGGCCTGTCCGCGACCTGCCGCCCGTCCAACGACGGGTCATGCGGTGGTACGTCCATCCGCTCCTGCTGTCGTACGACGTCCCCGTCGCCGCCGAGCCCACGCGAGGGCCCCTGACAGCCCTGGGCCGCCGCGATGCCGAGCGCGACCAGCAGGGTCACGACGACGAACACGAACAGCCGCTGTCGCAGCAGCCGCGGATTGGCGGGCCGCATCCCGGTGCCCGTGGTCCGGGGAGCGGGACGACCGTTGCCACCGCGTGGCGTCGGCCTGCCGCCGTTGCCCGAGCGCGTCGAGTTCCGTGCGGGGGTGGTCCGTGGGGTGCCCTGACGGGGAGTCGACGTGCCGCTGCCGCGTGAGCCATTGGCGCCGCGCGGAGTCCCGGGACCCCGCTGCGGACTTCCGTTCCGCGACGGCGGCGCCGTGTCCCGCCCGGTGGCGGAGCCGCGCGACCCGGCGACGGGTCCCCGAGGCGCGGGCGGTCCGCTCTGCGCGCCCGGCGCCGGTCCCGGCTGCCCCTGCGGGCGCCGCTGGAGACCGCGCTCGGGGTAGGTGTCGGCGAGCCGCCCGGTGGGCCGGTCCGCCTCCCCGGTGCGGGGCGCGGGAGGACGCGCCTCGGCGATCCCCTGCGCCTCGCGGGCCGCGATCTCCTTCAGACGGAGCGACAGCTGGAGGGTGCTGGGGCGCTCCTCGGGATCCTTCGCCAGACAGGCCCGCACGAGCGGGGCCAGCGCGTCGGGAACGCCGCGCAGCTGCGCCTCCTCGTGCACCACCCGGTACAGCATCACTTCAGAACTGCCGTGACCGAAGGGCGAGTCGCCCATCGAGGCGTACGCCAGCGTCGCGCCGAGGGAGAACACGTCCGTGGCCGGTGTCACCGCGGCGCCCCGCACCTGCTCGGGTGCGAGGAAGCCGGGCGAGCCGACGGCCGTGCCGACGTGGGTGAGGGTGGAGGCGCCGGTCGCCCAGGCGATGCCGAAGTCGATGATCCGCGGCCCCTTCGGGGACAGCAGGATGTTGGACGGCTTCAGGTCCCGGTGTACGACCCCGGCCTCGTGCACGGCGACCAGCCCCTCCGACAGGGCGGCTCCGACGGCGGCGACATCGGCGGCGACCAACGGGCCCTCGCCGGCGACCTTGTCGTGCAGGGACGGGCCGGGCACGTACTGCGTGGCGAACCACGGCCGTTCGGCGTCGAGATCCGCCGCGACCAGCCGGGCGGTGCAGCCGCCCCGGATCCGCCGGGCCGCCGACACCTCGCGCGCGAACCGCGACCGGAACTCCTGGTCCTCCGCCAGATCGGGCCGGATGACCTTGAGGGCGACCCGCTGCCCCTTCTTGTCGGAGCCCAGGTAGACCACGCCCATCCCACCCGCGCCGAGCCGTCTGTGAAGCCTGAATGAGCCGACGACGCGCGGGTCCTCGCGCCTCAGGCGCATCATCGCCATGTTCATCCCCGCTGCCCGGTCCCTGTGACGTGGCACAGCTTACGTTTCCACGGCCGCCCGCGCGCAGAGGCCGCGCCCTCTCGGCCCGATGGATTGTCAGTGCCGGGTGGGAGACTTGAAGAGTGGTCAGGGAGCGTGCGAGCAGGCGGACTTCGGGTGCGTGCGGATCCCAACGACCCGTCACAGAAGGGGGATTGAACCCGTGAAGGGTGATCGCGTGGAGATAGTCGTGGACGCCGGGGACACGACGCGCACGTACGAGGTGGTGGCGAGCAGGGCGGGACGCAGGGTGGAGACGGCGGTACGCCGAGGTGTCGTGGAAGTGAGCGAAGTCACCCGAAGCGGGTCCGTGGTGCGCACGGCCCGTTTCATGGCGAACCGGGTCCTGGCGCTGGTCGAGCAGCCGATACCCCGGGAGGACAGCTCGGAAAAGTCAGGACACAGCGGTCACCCCCTCAGGGAAGACCCCGAGACGTAGAACCCCGTCTCCACCCAGGGGAGTACTCCGCGGGGAACCGGTCATCCTCCGGGAGGCCCGGCAATCGGTACGAGGGCATGACGCCCCCGGCTCGCCGCGCCCCTAGATTTGAAGTCAAGCGGCGGGTGCAGCACTCGTCCCCCGAGGTCAGACACCCGCCGCTGCCAACGACAACTGAGTTCGGTCAGGAGAGGGACCATGGCCCAGACGGCACCGCGGACGATGATCCGCACACAGGGACGCAGGGCATACAGCGCCGCGTTCCCCCCGCGCCGCCAGGGCCGCCGCCACCCCTTGGTGGCAACGGCAATGGCCCTTCCCCTGGCGGTCCTGCTCCTGCTCGTCTTCGACGGCTGGGAGACAGTGGCCACACAGGCGTCGTCCGTGGGTGTGGTGCTGGGGCGCTGAGCGGCGACCCCAGGCCCGGAAGAGCGGTCCGGGCGGGGACATCCACCCATGAAACCCCGTGGGGACGGGGGTGCGGCGGACGGCACAAATGCCGGCGCAGCTGGGGAGCTGCGCCGGCATTGCGCCGTTTTGCGCCTAAACCGGCGCCGCTCTCGCGGACCTGGTTGCTCACCGTCGTGGTTCCTCAATTGATGGTTGCGGTGCGAGGGGCGATGCGGCTGACGCCGGTTGCCGCGTGGCCGGGGCGGCGCACACCCGGCAGGCAGCGGGCTGGCTCAGCTCAGCTGCGGGCAGCCGGTCCGTCCGCCCCAGCTGCGGGCATTCGTGCCGCCTAGGGCGGCACGGGTGGGCGCAGGCGGCACCCCGTCAGCGCCGGGCTGCGCGACCCACCCCCGGCCGGCACCGACCCGCGGCACCCCGTCAGCGCCGGGCTGCGCGACCCACCCCCGGCCGGCACCGACCCGCGGCACCCCGTCAGCGCCGGGCCGTGCGACCGACCCCCGCCCCAGCCACCACGCCGAGCACCCCACGGGCACGGTCAACGACCACCCACGTACCGGCCCCCCAACACCCCCGCCGCCCAACCCTCCGTACCCTCGCCCCCAGACCCATCCGCACACCAAGGGGCCCCGTGACCGCCAACCCCCTCCTCCCCGAGCTCACCGCCAAGGCAAGGGCCGCCGCCCACGCCCGCACCCCCGCCTGCCCCTGCGGAGCCCCCGTCACCCTCGCCGACCGCCCCGACGCCACAGTCGTCCGCCACGAGGACACCGTCGCCAAGGCACACGCCCCCGACGCCACCCCCACCGACCTCACCCCCCGCCTCACCGTCGCCACCCACCTCCCGGACGTACTCCTCTCCCCCCTCACACCGACCCCGGTCACGCTCCACGGTCGTATCGTGACCTTCTGGCCGTACGGCACCCCCGTAGACCCGGAAGACCCCGACACCGCCCCCTGGGAAGCCGCCGCCACCCTCCTCGCCCGCCTCCACAGGACCCCCGCGCCCCACGCCCTGCCCCCCATGCGCGGCCCCGCCAAAGCGGCCCACGCCGTCGCCCGCCTCCGCGCCCTCGCCCCGCACCCGGCCGTCGCCCCGGTCCTCCGAGCGTGGACCGCCCTCCCCGCCTGGGCCCGCGCCGAGACCCCCATGCCCGACACCACCACCCTCTGCCACGGCGACTTCCACCTCGGCCAACTCGTCCGCCACCCCGCCCCGAACGGCCCGTGGCGGCTCATCGACGTCGACGACCTCGGCACCGGCACCCCCGCCTGGGACCTCGCCCGCCCCGCGTCCTGGTACGCCTGCGGCCTGCTCACACCCGACGAATGGACTCGCTTCCTGTCCGCCTACCGCGCAGCCGGCGGCCCCGCCGTCCCCGCCGAAGGCGACCCCTGGCCGGCCCTGGACGTCCCCGCCCGCGCCCTCACCGTCCAGACCGCCGCCCGCGCGATCACCAAGGCGGCAGCCGCGGACCGCCCACTGGACGAGATCGAGCAGTCCCTCGTGGACGCCTGCGACCGAATGAGTTCCGCCCCACCGGAGTTGAGCACACACCTGGCGAAGTAGTGTGCAACCGACCGCAGCCGGACAGAGTCTGTCCTGGCGAAACGCGAAGCAGGACCGACCGGCGAGGAGTTGAGCCGACCATGCAGTGTCCGAAGTGCCATGCGCCCATGCACACGTACAACCGCAACGGCGTCCAGATCGAGCAGTGCAGCGGCTGCCGCGGGATCTTTCTCGACTACGGCGAGCTGGAGGCGCTGTCCCGCGTCGAGTCCCAGTGGGCCCAGCCCGCCCCGCCACCCCCGGCCGCCCCGCAGGCGTACCCCGCCCCGCAGGCACCCGCCTGGGGCGCCCCGCACGGCGGCGGCCACCACGGCGGCCACGGCGGTCACTACGGCAACAAGCGGCACAAGAGCTTCGGCCACATGCTGTTCTCCAGCTGACCGGACCACCACGAAGCCCCCGGCCGTACGAGACGGCCGGGGGCTTCGGTGTGTGGACGATACTGGGATTGAACCAGTGACCTCTTCCGTGTCAGGGAAGCGCTCTCCCGCTGAGCTAATCGTCCTCGGGACCGTGACCCGAAGGTCACAAGCTGTGCGTGCGCGATACTGGGATTGAACCAGTGACCTCTTCCGTGTCAGGGAAGCGCTCTCCCGCTGAGCTAATCGCGCGAGACGGATCTTGCCGACGGAGCAGCAGATCCAGTGGACGATACTGGGATTGAACCAGTGACCTCTTCCGTGTCAGGGAAGCGCTCTCCCGCTGAGCTAATCGTCCTTGGAGGTGGAGACGGGATTTGAACCCGTGTAGACGGCTTTGCAGGCCGTTGCCTCGCCTCTCGGCCACTCCACCAGGAGTGTAGGGGATCCGGGTGGACCCCCTGCTTCCTTCGAGCGGACGACGAGGTTCGAACTCGCGACCTCAACCTTGGCAAGGTTGCGCTCTACCAACTGAGCTACGTCCGCTTGTCGTTTCGTACCGCTCCCGCGGCCCGG contains:
- a CDS encoding TFIIB-type zinc ribbon-containing protein, whose amino-acid sequence is MQCPKCHAPMHTYNRNGVQIEQCSGCRGIFLDYGELEALSRVESQWAQPAPPPPAAPQAYPAPQAPAWGAPHGGGHHGGHGGHYGNKRHKSFGHMLFSS
- a CDS encoding phosphotransferase family protein, which produces MTANPLLPELTAKARAAAHARTPACPCGAPVTLADRPDATVVRHEDTVAKAHAPDATPTDLTPRLTVATHLPDVLLSPLTPTPVTLHGRIVTFWPYGTPVDPEDPDTAPWEAAATLLARLHRTPAPHALPPMRGPAKAAHAVARLRALAPHPAVAPVLRAWTALPAWARAETPMPDTTTLCHGDFHLGQLVRHPAPNGPWRLIDVDDLGTGTPAWDLARPASWYACGLLTPDEWTRFLSAYRAAGGPAVPAEGDPWPALDVPARALTVQTAARAITKAAAADRPLDEIEQSLVDACDRMSSAPPELSTHLAK
- a CDS encoding serine/threonine-protein kinase, with product MNMAMMRLRREDPRVVGSFRLHRRLGAGGMGVVYLGSDKKGQRVALKVIRPDLAEDQEFRSRFAREVSAARRIRGGCTARLVAADLDAERPWFATQYVPGPSLHDKVAGEGPLVAADVAAVGAALSEGLVAVHEAGVVHRDLKPSNILLSPKGPRIIDFGIAWATGASTLTHVGTAVGSPGFLAPEQVRGAAVTPATDVFSLGATLAYASMGDSPFGHGSSEVMLYRVVHEEAQLRGVPDALAPLVRACLAKDPEERPSTLQLSLRLKEIAAREAQGIAEARPPAPRTGEADRPTGRLADTYPERGLQRRPQGQPGPAPGAQSGPPAPRGPVAGSRGSATGRDTAPPSRNGSPQRGPGTPRGANGSRGSGTSTPRQGTPRTTPARNSTRSGNGGRPTPRGGNGRPAPRTTGTGMRPANPRLLRQRLFVFVVVTLLVALGIAAAQGCQGPSRGLGGDGDVVRQQERMDVPPHDPSLDGRQVADRP